Proteins from one Pseudomonas sp. KBS0710 genomic window:
- a CDS encoding lipid A biosynthesis lauroyl acyltransferase, whose product MDRPRFRAVFLHPRFWLLWLGLGLLWLITQLPYRALLTIGRLLGAGMYCVAADRRRIAARNLELCFPEKSAKERKRLLKENFASTGIAFFEMAMSWWWPKARLARLAHVEGLEHLKQAHLDGKGVILMALHFTTLEIGAALLGQKHTIDGMYREHGNPLFDFIQRRGRERHNLDSLAVERDDVRGMLKLLRSGRAIWYAPDQDYGAKQSIFVPLFGIQAATVTATSKFARLGKALVMPFTQERLADGSGYRLVIHPPLIDFPGESDEVDCLRINQWVEASVRECPEQYLWTHRRFKSRPPGEAKLYEPRRR is encoded by the coding sequence ATGGATCGCCCGCGTTTTCGAGCTGTATTTCTTCACCCGCGTTTTTGGCTGTTATGGCTGGGACTCGGCCTGCTGTGGCTGATTACACAGTTGCCCTACCGCGCATTGCTGACCATTGGTCGATTACTTGGCGCCGGCATGTACTGTGTGGCCGCTGATCGTCGCCGCATCGCCGCGCGCAACCTTGAGCTGTGCTTCCCGGAAAAGTCCGCCAAGGAACGTAAACGGCTGCTCAAGGAAAACTTCGCGTCCACCGGCATCGCCTTCTTCGAGATGGCCATGAGCTGGTGGTGGCCCAAGGCGCGTCTGGCACGTTTGGCCCATGTCGAAGGGCTTGAGCATTTGAAGCAGGCGCATCTGGATGGCAAGGGTGTGATCCTGATGGCGTTGCACTTCACCACCCTGGAAATCGGCGCGGCCCTGCTCGGACAGAAGCACACCATCGATGGCATGTACCGCGAGCATGGCAACCCGCTGTTCGACTTTATCCAGCGCCGTGGCCGTGAGCGGCATAACCTCGATTCCCTGGCAGTGGAGCGCGACGACGTGCGCGGCATGCTCAAGCTGCTGCGCTCGGGCCGCGCCATCTGGTATGCGCCCGACCAGGACTACGGCGCCAAGCAAAGCATTTTCGTACCGCTGTTCGGCATTCAGGCCGCTACCGTGACCGCCACCAGCAAGTTTGCGCGGCTGGGCAAGGCACTGGTGATGCCTTTCACCCAGGAGCGCCTGGCCGATGGCAGCGGTTACCGCCTGGTGATCCACCCGCCGTTGATCGACTTCCCCGGCGAGAGCGACGAAGTTGACTGCCTGCGCATCAACCAGTGGGTTGAAGCCTCGGTGCGCGAATGCCCCGAGCAGTACCTGTGGACGCACCGGCGCTTCAAGAGCCGCCCGCCCGGCGAGG